The following are encoded in a window of Narcine bancroftii isolate sNarBan1 chromosome 2, sNarBan1.hap1, whole genome shotgun sequence genomic DNA:
- the tmco4 gene encoding transmembrane and coiled-coil domain-containing protein 4 isoform X4 yields the protein MNWKVTTCTKLMNNIQECFMVPKFEEHSAENEYVIYQDSATHRLLTMSCLVEGKGSPELVGQRLSEPGQFAYGGLCGVTLSLLFPGEEHRLFRIQFMDGLVQWLQLSQSVLPVMEAFANGMGGEGADTFADLLLKEPALKDNPILITQDLVSFSLKDGFYDARSRALIRHITWLLRIPFEDLETFEESLVESLKGNKEKDIEEYEVSQKKKDRKKKLKRYFLIGLATVGGGTVIGLTGGLAAPLVASGAAAIVGTAGAAAIGSTAGIAIMASLFGAAGAGLTGYKMKKRVGAIEEFEFLPLTDGNQLHITIAVTGWLCTGKYGSFEAPWRSLLQSKEQYCLAWESKYLMELGNALVSLLNGLVNMVAQEALKYTVLSGIVTALMWPASLLTVASVIDNPWGVCLSRSAEVGKHLAHVLLSRQQGRRPVTLVGFSLGARVIYFCLQELLQEKAS from the exons ATGAATTGGAAGGTCACAACCTGCACAAAATTAATGAACAACATTCAAGAGTGTTTCATGGTCCCTAAGTTTGAAGAACATT CAGCAGAAAATGAATATGTAATTTATCAAGATTCTGCGACTCACAGGCTTTTGACAATGAGCTGCTTGGTTGAAGGGAAAGGATCACCGGAGTTGGTTGGCCAACGGCTGAGTGAACCGGGACAGTTCGCTTATGGTGGCCTGTGTGGTGTCACTCTATCATTGCTGTTCCCTGGAGAAGAACACAG GCTGTTCAGGATTCAGTTTATGGATGGGCTTGTACAATGGTTGCAGCTTTCACAATCTGTTTTGCCTGTTATGGAGGCTTTTGCCaatggaatgggaggggaaggtgcagacaCATTTGCAGACCTGCTGCTCAAAGAACCAGCTTTGAAGGATAATCCAATCTTGATCACTCAG GATCTTGTTTCGTTTTCACTAAAAGATG GATTCTATGATGCTCGGTCAAGAGCGCTCATCCGTCACATTACATGGCTGTTAAGAATTCCATTCGAAGACCTGGAGACCTTTGAAGAATCGTTGGTCGAAAGtctaaaaggaaataaagaaaaagacATAGA GGAATATGAAGTGTCTCAGAAGAAAAAAGATCGTAAAAAGAAACTGAAACGATATTTCCTCATTGGTCTTGCTACAGTAGGTGGTGGAACAGTGATCG GCCTCACTGGTGGACTCGCTGCCCCCCTTGTGGCATCTGGAGCTGCAGCTATTGTAGGGACAGCAGGAGCAGCTGCGATTGGTTCCACAGCTGGAATTGCTATCATGGCATCCTTGTTCGGGGCAGCAGGTGCAGGCCTAACAG GATACAAAATGAAGAAGCGAGTGGGAGCTATTGAAGAGTTTGAGTTCCTTCCTCTCACTGATGGAAACCAGCTGCATATCACAATAGCTGTCACTGGCTGGCTGTGCACCggaaaatatg GAAGTTTTGAGGCTCCGTGGCGGAGTCTGCTTCAATCCAAGGAACAATACTGCTTGGCCTGGGAGTCCAAGTATTTGATGGAATTGGGTAATGCCCTTGTATCTCTGCTGAACGGTCTGGTTAATATGGTGGCTCAGGAAGCTCTGAAGTACACTGTTCTATCAG gtatTGTAACTGCGCTGATGTGGCCAGCCTCACTGCTCACTGTTGCTAGTGTGATCGACAACCCCTGGGGAGTTTGCCTCAGCCGATCAGCTGAAGTTGGAAAGCATTTGGCCCATGTGCTTCTGAGCAGACAGCAG GGCAGGAGACCCGTCACTTTAGTTGGCTTCAGCCTTGGAGCACGAGTGATTTACTTCTGTCTTCAAGAGTTGCTTCAAGAGAAAG